The Sorangiineae bacterium MSr11367 genome window below encodes:
- a CDS encoding MFS transporter yields the protein MRGLSQSGLKAFSVIWSGQLVSSVGSALTAFGLGIWVYQNTGSVTSFGAVMLVAMLPKIAAFLVAGMVVDHYHPRWVMIVSDTCAAFGTLVLAALVARNSLELWHVYLLVAFTATCNAFYLPANGSMTAQMVPKKDLQRANGMAQLTQAASELAPPVLGSLIMSRWGLTWIIVVDVASFIFASLTQIAVGLPRGKLADPTENERNVRLGDFMEGWRFLSMRRGLMGLSLVMTYTEFTIGAAAVLFTPLVLSRASVTTLGVLLTAAGLATLAGAVLATLWAGPKRRVFGVMGFNIAAGAGLVLAGATTRPLVMGVGVMIGVFFLQLVGASNRTIWQCKIPVALRGRVISVVLMLAFISEALAYSLSGALADRVFEPLFARGGSIVALLGPWIGTGAGRGIGALLSFLGLTAMVLSAGALLDSRVRYLDREIPDALRDSAPSGPASGREAVAECKRS from the coding sequence ATGCGCGGCCTGTCTCAGTCCGGACTCAAAGCATTCTCCGTGATCTGGTCCGGGCAGCTCGTCTCGTCCGTCGGCTCGGCGCTCACGGCATTTGGCCTGGGCATTTGGGTTTATCAAAACACGGGCTCGGTGACGAGTTTCGGTGCGGTGATGCTGGTGGCGATGCTGCCGAAGATCGCCGCCTTCCTCGTGGCGGGGATGGTCGTCGATCATTACCACCCCCGATGGGTGATGATCGTCTCGGACACCTGTGCGGCCTTCGGCACGTTGGTCCTCGCGGCGCTCGTTGCCAGAAACTCACTGGAGCTGTGGCACGTGTATCTGCTCGTCGCGTTCACCGCGACGTGCAACGCCTTTTATCTCCCCGCCAACGGTTCGATGACGGCGCAGATGGTCCCCAAGAAAGACCTTCAGCGCGCCAATGGCATGGCCCAACTCACCCAAGCGGCCTCGGAGCTTGCGCCGCCGGTTCTTGGAAGCTTGATCATGTCGCGCTGGGGACTGACGTGGATCATCGTGGTCGACGTTGCCTCGTTCATCTTCGCCTCGTTGACCCAGATCGCGGTCGGTTTGCCGCGGGGTAAACTCGCCGACCCGACCGAGAACGAACGAAATGTCCGTCTGGGAGATTTCATGGAGGGCTGGCGCTTTCTCTCGATGCGCCGCGGCCTCATGGGCCTCTCGTTGGTCATGACCTACACCGAGTTCACCATAGGCGCCGCGGCCGTGCTCTTCACCCCCCTGGTGCTCAGTCGAGCCTCGGTGACCACGCTGGGGGTGCTCCTCACTGCAGCGGGATTGGCTACCTTGGCGGGGGCGGTGCTGGCGACCCTTTGGGCCGGGCCCAAGCGGCGAGTCTTCGGCGTGATGGGTTTCAACATCGCTGCCGGCGCCGGCCTCGTCCTTGCGGGAGCCACGACGCGACCCCTGGTGATGGGCGTGGGGGTCATGATCGGCGTCTTCTTTCTTCAACTCGTCGGCGCATCCAATCGCACCATCTGGCAGTGCAAGATCCCCGTCGCCCTCCGGGGACGCGTCATTTCGGTCGTTCTGATGCTGGCCTTCATCTCCGAGGCCTTGGCATACAGCTTGAGTGGCGCGCTGGCGGATCGCGTTTTCGAGCCCCTCTTCGCCCGTGGCGGATCCATCGTCGCCCTGCTAGGACCATGGATCGGTACCGGTGCCGGCCGCGGAATCGGTGCCCTTCTTTCTTTTCTTGGATTGACCGCCATGGTCCTCAGCGCCGGCGCACTCCTCGATTCGCGTGTGCGCTATCTCGATAGAGAAATCCCCGATGCACTGCGTGACAGCGCACCATCTGGACCCGCCTCTGGCCGGGAGGCTGTTGCGGAGTGCAAAAGGAGCTGA
- a CDS encoding MbtH family NRPS accessory protein has product MNMDTDDETVYVVVMNHEEQYSIWPDYKDLPAGWNAVGKKGPKKDCLSYIDEVWTDMRPLSLRVAMDGPSESGARGKPAGC; this is encoded by the coding sequence ATGAACATGGATACGGATGACGAGACGGTTTATGTCGTTGTTATGAATCACGAGGAACAGTATTCGATATGGCCGGACTACAAAGACCTGCCGGCTGGCTGGAACGCAGTCGGAAAGAAGGGCCCCAAAAAGGACTGTCTCTCGTACATCGACGAGGTGTGGACGGACATGCGCCCGCTCAGTCTCAGGGTGGCGATGGATGGCCCCTCCGAATCGGGTGCGCGCGGCAAGCCCGCCGGATGCTGA
- the sbnA gene encoding 2,3-diaminopropionate biosynthesis protein SbnA, with product MTATLLAHRFRDVLAPMRETPVVPIEDPKLDLHVKLEYCNIAGSIKCRPALWMLKSAIERGEIDEQTTLVESSSGNFALALAVYCRMLGLPLVPVIDPNVTRLNEAMLRSLCASVVKVVERDDTGGFLKTRLAEVHALRERLPRVFWPDQYHNADAVAAHYHLTGAEIARRFDRLDFVFLGVSTAGTIAGVSRRLKERFPSVKIIAVDTEGSVIFGGPPKRRHIPGLGSSIVPALLADALIDDVVMVSEQETVLGCRTLFHRHRLFAGGSTGTVYAAIQRYFETNPCQMRPTVLFLCADRGTAYLDTVYDDTWMAGLLERDFVNGTAEHGIIR from the coding sequence ATGACCGCGACCTTGCTGGCGCACCGGTTTCGCGACGTCCTTGCGCCCATGCGCGAGACGCCCGTCGTGCCCATCGAGGATCCAAAGCTCGATTTGCACGTCAAACTCGAGTACTGCAACATCGCGGGCAGCATCAAATGTCGTCCGGCGCTGTGGATGCTCAAGTCGGCGATCGAGCGCGGCGAAATCGACGAGCAAACCACGCTGGTCGAGTCCTCATCAGGAAACTTCGCGCTGGCGCTCGCGGTCTACTGCCGGATGCTCGGACTGCCGCTCGTTCCCGTGATCGATCCGAACGTGACACGTCTCAACGAGGCGATGCTGCGGTCGCTTTGTGCGTCGGTCGTCAAAGTGGTCGAGCGCGACGACACGGGCGGCTTTCTCAAGACGCGGCTGGCCGAGGTGCATGCGTTGCGCGAGCGCCTCCCGCGGGTGTTCTGGCCCGACCAGTACCACAACGCCGATGCCGTGGCGGCGCACTACCACCTCACCGGTGCCGAAATCGCCCGTCGATTCGATCGTCTCGACTTCGTGTTCCTGGGCGTCAGCACGGCGGGCACGATCGCCGGGGTATCGCGCCGGCTCAAAGAGAGATTCCCGTCGGTAAAGATCATCGCCGTCGACACCGAGGGCTCGGTCATCTTCGGCGGGCCGCCCAAGCGGCGTCACATCCCCGGGCTGGGCTCGAGCATCGTGCCCGCATTGCTGGCCGATGCCCTCATCGACGATGTCGTCATGGTGTCCGAGCAGGAGACGGTCCTCGGCTGCCGCACCTTGTTCCACCGTCATCGGTTGTTCGCCGGCGGCTCGACGGGCACAGTCTACGCCGCCATCCAACGCTACTTCGAAACCAACCCCTGCCAGATGCGACCGACGGTGCTGTTCCTGTGTGCGGACCGCGGTACAGCGTACCTCGACACCGTCTACGACGACACGTGGATGGCCGGTCTTTTGGAGAGGGACTTCGTAAACGGCACGGCGGAACACGGCATCATTCGATGA
- a CDS encoding TetR family transcriptional regulator, with product MQPTSWNMLYSSTMPWDTKRTKQSLLDAAVEEFSEHGPLGARVDRVAERAGINKERIYQYFGSKQKLFAAVLEQEMIKLAAAVPLTDDLAGDLGEFAGRVFDYHRSYPHYLRLLLWEGLEPIASAPGSSSTAAAAERTAHYAEDVAAVVAAQAVGHLRPDVAPAYLLYVARALAAWWLAAPVAVTLMLGARANDSPKRRRAILVKLVRDATRPCPGIIE from the coding sequence ATGCAACCGACGAGTTGGAATATGCTCTACTCGTCGACGATGCCGTGGGACACGAAGCGCACGAAGCAGAGCCTGCTCGACGCTGCCGTCGAGGAATTCAGCGAGCATGGCCCACTCGGCGCGCGTGTGGACCGCGTCGCCGAGCGTGCCGGGATCAACAAGGAGCGCATCTATCAGTACTTCGGCAGCAAGCAGAAACTCTTCGCCGCGGTGCTGGAGCAGGAGATGATCAAGCTCGCCGCCGCGGTCCCGCTCACCGACGACCTCGCGGGAGACCTCGGCGAGTTCGCCGGGAGGGTATTCGACTACCACCGCTCCTATCCGCACTATCTTCGACTGCTGCTCTGGGAAGGGCTCGAGCCAATCGCGAGCGCCCCCGGCTCGTCGAGCACGGCCGCCGCGGCGGAGCGGACAGCGCACTACGCGGAGGATGTCGCCGCCGTCGTCGCTGCGCAGGCCGTTGGCCATCTACGGCCGGATGTCGCCCCCGCGTATCTTCTCTACGTCGCGCGCGCGTTGGCGGCGTGGTGGCTTGCAGCGCCGGTGGCCGTGACGCTCATGCTCGGTGCTCGGGCGAACGACAGCCCAAAGCGGCGCAGAGCCATACTGGTCAAGCTGGTCAGGGATGCGACGCGCCCATGCCCTGGAATCATCGAATGA
- a CDS encoding nuclear transport factor 2 family protein produces the protein MRTEEPLEARLRAVEDRLAIYNLLATHPLSADTGERSLIDRIYTEDFTFDRGANLDGARGRDKMVALVERDAHRAAIAGGLAHFGNLPLVEIDGDTATATSYLALITPDVGGETRELPNHGSSKGFRIHRVLANRWSLERDANGWRIASRTVLPMDGQGPALAMLREVGQSLGA, from the coding sequence ATGCGTACGGAAGAACCGCTCGAAGCGCGCCTGCGCGCCGTGGAAGACCGTTTGGCCATCTACAACTTGCTTGCAACCCACCCGCTCAGCGCCGACACGGGGGAGCGCTCGCTGATCGACCGCATCTACACGGAGGATTTCACCTTCGACCGCGGTGCCAACCTCGATGGTGCGCGAGGTCGCGACAAGATGGTCGCGCTCGTCGAGCGCGATGCCCATCGCGCGGCCATCGCCGGAGGTCTGGCCCACTTCGGCAATTTGCCGCTCGTCGAGATCGATGGGGATACCGCCACCGCAACGTCGTACCTCGCATTGATCACGCCGGATGTGGGCGGCGAGACACGTGAGCTCCCCAATCACGGTAGCTCGAAGGGCTTCCGTATTCACCGCGTGCTCGCGAACCGTTGGTCGCTCGAGCGCGACGCCAACGGATGGCGGATCGCCTCGCGAACGGTGCTCCCGATGGACGGTCAGGGACCGGCCCTGGCGATGCTGCGCGAGGTCGGCCAATCCTTGGGCGCGTGA
- a CDS encoding winged helix-turn-helix domain-containing protein — protein MSTPSSEVLAFGPFRLSRRERLLTRDGVAVDIGGRALDLLTALVEQRGRVLSKRELLERVWPDVVVEDGSLRFHMAALRKVLGDGEDGARYISTQVGVGYAFVASVEVIVVDEPAPAPQPAESSAQSLPARVRLIGRERDLTLLTEQIASSTLFTIVGAGGVGKTTMAVELAYRLAGRFEQVNFVDLASVQDPTLLASTLATALGIPVQAEDAIRVILGHIGWRKLLLVLDNCEHLISAAASLVEKIGDAAPGVCVLATSRESLRVRGERVHWLGALEYPVEPAEMSLEQLLAYPAIELFAERARAADSTLQIDLAAARVMADMCRRVDGMALPIELTAVRVGTHGFEATARMLREHYALSWAGRRTAMPRQQTLQATLDWSYELLSDIERLTLDRLSVFVGSFTPDAALAVAGGSPKATDFQRSGSPLVASWALAALDELTAKSLVVAERGARRGGYRLLEMTRAYAREKLHARGPAEVQATARSHATYFAHTLESNAPQSELAASLGNIRGALSWCFGPDGDPALTLHLAARCVPVLLKLALLDECRGWCERALALMEDEHRGTAIELELQGALGTCSMLTRGHGDSAEAALRRGLALSSDLGDARNELLMLGRLHLFHERIGDFATALGWAEDSRRVADKIGSFEARAVAHALLGISHHLAGDQLRARGELEVSLDPSLPPDLYRSRSGIALARCLWLLGYADQARTVAERTIHYAGAFGNPTMQSLVRLWNLSVCLWSGDVDKAREDLSVFASLAEANAFELYIVAANGFRGQLAILQGRTEEGVRQLEAALARLRTAHYAMLTSTFVPVLATGLIDTGRDDEARRLLDATIDDCRRSGELFALPELLRVKARTASPNTERWLLDALDCARGQGARAWELRAANDLARVWLELGQAEDARRLLQPLRNGFDEGLDTLDIREADQVLTQIARSAS, from the coding sequence TTGTCGACTCCGTCTTCCGAGGTGCTCGCATTCGGTCCATTTCGCCTTTCGAGGCGCGAGCGCCTGCTCACGCGGGACGGCGTGGCGGTTGACATCGGAGGGCGCGCGCTCGATCTGCTGACGGCGCTCGTGGAGCAACGCGGGCGCGTCCTGTCCAAGCGAGAGCTGCTCGAGCGCGTTTGGCCCGACGTCGTCGTCGAGGACGGCAGCCTTCGCTTCCACATGGCAGCGCTGCGCAAGGTGCTGGGGGACGGCGAAGACGGCGCTCGCTACATCAGCACGCAGGTCGGTGTCGGCTACGCGTTCGTTGCGTCCGTCGAGGTCATCGTTGTCGACGAGCCCGCGCCCGCGCCCCAGCCGGCCGAATCATCCGCGCAGAGCCTGCCCGCGCGGGTGCGGTTGATTGGCCGCGAGCGCGACCTGACCCTCCTCACCGAGCAGATTGCATCCTCGACGCTGTTCACGATCGTGGGGGCTGGCGGGGTTGGAAAAACGACGATGGCGGTGGAGCTCGCGTATCGACTCGCGGGGCGCTTCGAGCAGGTGAATTTCGTCGACCTGGCCTCGGTGCAGGACCCCACGCTGCTCGCGTCGACCCTGGCAACTGCGCTCGGAATACCCGTGCAGGCCGAGGACGCCATCCGTGTGATCCTCGGCCACATCGGCTGGCGCAAGCTGCTTCTCGTGCTCGACAACTGCGAGCATCTCATCAGCGCCGCCGCGAGCCTCGTCGAAAAGATTGGCGACGCGGCTCCGGGCGTGTGCGTTTTGGCCACGAGTCGCGAGTCACTGCGCGTTCGCGGCGAACGCGTGCATTGGTTGGGCGCACTCGAGTACCCCGTCGAGCCGGCGGAAATGTCGCTGGAACAGCTCCTCGCGTATCCTGCGATCGAGCTATTTGCCGAGCGTGCACGGGCGGCGGACAGCACGCTGCAGATCGATCTCGCCGCGGCTCGCGTCATGGCCGACATGTGTCGCCGGGTCGACGGAATGGCATTGCCGATCGAGCTCACGGCGGTGCGCGTGGGGACGCACGGCTTCGAGGCGACGGCGCGCATGCTACGTGAGCACTACGCGCTCAGTTGGGCCGGGCGACGCACCGCGATGCCTCGTCAACAGACGCTGCAGGCAACACTGGATTGGAGCTATGAGCTGCTTTCGGATATCGAAAGGCTCACCCTCGATCGCCTGTCGGTATTCGTCGGCTCATTCACCCCCGACGCAGCCCTTGCCGTGGCCGGAGGCTCGCCGAAGGCGACCGACTTTCAACGCAGCGGCTCGCCGCTCGTCGCCAGTTGGGCGCTCGCGGCGTTGGACGAGCTAACGGCGAAGTCGTTGGTCGTGGCCGAGCGCGGTGCCCGGCGGGGAGGCTACCGCCTCTTGGAGATGACCCGCGCGTATGCGCGGGAGAAGCTCCACGCGCGAGGCCCCGCGGAGGTACAGGCAACGGCACGCAGCCATGCGACGTATTTCGCGCACACGTTGGAATCCAACGCCCCGCAGTCCGAGCTCGCGGCGTCGCTGGGGAACATCCGGGGTGCGCTCTCGTGGTGCTTTGGGCCCGATGGCGACCCGGCGCTCACCCTCCACCTTGCAGCGCGATGCGTGCCGGTGCTGCTGAAGTTGGCATTGCTCGACGAATGCCGCGGTTGGTGCGAACGCGCGCTCGCGCTGATGGAGGACGAGCACCGTGGCACGGCCATCGAGCTCGAATTGCAGGGCGCGTTGGGAACGTGCTCGATGTTGACCCGCGGACATGGCGACAGCGCCGAGGCCGCGCTGCGGCGGGGGCTCGCGCTCTCTTCCGACCTGGGTGACGCCCGGAACGAACTGCTGATGCTGGGACGCCTTCACCTTTTCCACGAACGCATCGGGGACTTTGCGACCGCACTTGGGTGGGCGGAGGATTCTCGGCGGGTCGCCGACAAGATCGGTTCGTTCGAAGCCCGCGCCGTTGCACACGCCCTGCTGGGCATTTCCCATCACTTGGCAGGAGATCAGCTCCGGGCGCGGGGCGAACTCGAGGTCTCGCTGGATCCGAGCTTGCCGCCCGATCTCTATCGAAGCCGCTCCGGGATTGCGCTTGCGCGTTGCCTTTGGTTGCTGGGATACGCGGACCAAGCGCGGACCGTCGCCGAGCGAACGATTCACTACGCGGGCGCGTTCGGAAATCCCACGATGCAGTCCCTCGTTCGCCTCTGGAATTTGTCGGTGTGCTTGTGGTCGGGCGATGTCGACAAGGCCCGAGAGGATCTCAGCGTATTTGCGAGCCTCGCGGAAGCCAATGCTTTCGAGCTCTACATCGTCGCGGCGAACGGCTTCCGCGGTCAGCTCGCGATCCTTCAGGGCAGGACGGAAGAGGGCGTGCGTCAGTTGGAGGCCGCGCTGGCTCGTTTGCGCACGGCTCATTACGCGATGCTGACGAGCACCTTCGTACCCGTGCTCGCAACGGGCTTGATCGACACGGGTCGTGACGATGAGGCTCGCAGGCTTCTCGACGCGACCATCGACGATTGCCGGCGCAGCGGCGAGTTGTTCGCCCTGCCGGAGCTGTTGCGCGTGAAAGCTCGAACGGCGAGCCCGAACACCGAGAGGTGGTTGCTCGATGCCCTCGATTGCGCGCGCGGGCAGGGAGCGCGTGCGTGGGAGTTGCGCGCGGCGAATGATCTCGCGCGCGTCTGGCTCGAACTCGGCCAGGCCGAGGACGCTCGGAGGCTCCTGCAGCCGCTCCGCAACGGTTTCGACGAAGGCCTGGATACCCTCGATATTCGTGAAGCAGATCAAGTACTTACCCAGATCGCTCGCAGCGCCTCATAG
- a CDS encoding Ohr family peroxiredoxin, whose product MNTIDKVIYTARVHTTGGGNACSDDGRLLLQLSPPEAPGVGTNPWQLFAAGWSACFLESLGHIAHLREVALPEDAAVDAEVDLGATPGGFAIQARLRVTLPGIDLESACALVNAAHAASPYSKATNGNIAVSIDLA is encoded by the coding sequence ATGAACACCATCGACAAGGTCATCTATACCGCACGTGTACACACGACGGGGGGCGGCAACGCATGCAGCGACGATGGTCGCCTGCTGCTGCAACTCTCTCCGCCGGAAGCACCCGGCGTGGGTACGAATCCCTGGCAGCTGTTTGCGGCGGGGTGGTCGGCCTGCTTTCTGGAATCCCTCGGGCACATTGCGCATTTGCGAGAGGTCGCGCTCCCCGAGGACGCGGCGGTCGATGCCGAGGTCGACCTCGGTGCCACACCGGGCGGATTCGCCATCCAAGCGCGGCTTCGTGTGACGTTGCCAGGCATCGACCTGGAGAGCGCCTGCGCCCTGGTCAACGCCGCGCACGCTGCATCCCCTTATTCGAAAGCGACGAACGGAAACATCGCGGTCTCGATCGACCTCGCTTGA
- a CDS encoding DUF308 domain-containing protein → MQNSPIHQDSISTSSPWLKTYYFIRAAVSIVWIAAALAIGKNVPTLSAVLLVAYPAWDAVANLLDARKSGGLRTNLSQALNFAISILTAIGVAVALGVGMNAVMTVFGGWAILSGLFQLATGIRRWKSAGAQWAMVLSGAQSALAGASFFKMAAAATPPSIVAVAPYAAFGAFYFLVSALWLTFKKDRPRTAALLG, encoded by the coding sequence ATGCAAAATTCACCCATCCACCAAGATTCGATTTCGACTTCGAGCCCTTGGCTCAAAACCTACTATTTCATCCGCGCCGCGGTTTCGATCGTCTGGATCGCTGCGGCGCTGGCGATCGGCAAGAACGTGCCGACGCTTTCGGCCGTTCTCCTCGTGGCCTATCCGGCCTGGGATGCCGTCGCCAATCTCCTCGACGCTCGGAAGTCCGGAGGACTGAGGACCAACCTCAGTCAGGCACTCAACTTCGCGATCAGCATCCTCACCGCCATCGGCGTCGCCGTGGCGCTCGGTGTCGGCATGAACGCCGTCATGACGGTCTTCGGAGGCTGGGCGATCCTATCCGGCCTGTTCCAACTGGCCACGGGCATCCGCCGCTGGAAGTCGGCCGGCGCGCAGTGGGCCATGGTTCTGAGCGGCGCCCAGTCCGCCCTCGCGGGGGCGTCCTTCTTCAAGATGGCGGCAGCTGCAACGCCGCCATCGATTGTCGCCGTCGCGCCCTACGCGGCCTTCGGCGCCTTTTACTTCTTGGTGTCGGCGCTCTGGCTGACCTTCAAAAAGGACCGTCCGCGCACGGCGGCTTTGCTCGGCTGA
- a CDS encoding MipA/OmpV family protein, whose amino-acid sequence MMNRWIFGIFAFLVTFADASLASERSACADEPAPDVVSEPAPPRPAAARVAVGAGALTMPEYPGAAHTRILPLPFIDAHVGPLYLSTLKGIGLELGEGILYGGTSVYVDIGRNESSDPARLAGRGDIGLAADPRVYLGLRHALGTMALAHVETSLHRHLGGSDAFLADASAGVSLSLGRRQWTLDGSASTTWMDARYARTFFDVQGSGLRDVTISVFASYAINERWSVGALARVGVLVGDAGSSPVVATRLQPSTVTFLRYDFR is encoded by the coding sequence ATGATGAATCGTTGGATCTTTGGCATCTTCGCGTTCCTCGTTACGTTCGCCGATGCGAGCCTCGCGAGTGAACGGAGCGCATGCGCCGACGAGCCCGCGCCCGACGTCGTCTCCGAGCCCGCGCCCCCGCGTCCCGCCGCCGCCCGCGTCGCGGTCGGCGCCGGCGCGCTCACGATGCCCGAGTACCCGGGCGCAGCACACACGCGCATTCTCCCGCTGCCATTCATCGACGCGCACGTCGGGCCGCTCTACCTCTCGACGCTGAAGGGCATCGGTCTCGAGCTCGGCGAAGGGATTCTCTACGGCGGCACGAGCGTCTACGTGGACATCGGACGCAACGAGAGTTCCGACCCCGCACGGCTCGCGGGTCGCGGTGATATCGGCCTGGCCGCAGACCCGCGCGTCTACCTCGGTTTGCGGCACGCGCTCGGCACGATGGCGCTCGCGCATGTCGAGACGTCACTGCATCGGCATCTCGGCGGCAGCGACGCGTTCCTCGCCGATGCGAGTGCGGGCGTATCGCTCTCGCTCGGGCGCCGGCAGTGGACGCTCGATGGATCGGCTTCTACGACGTGGATGGACGCGCGTTACGCTCGCACGTTCTTCGACGTGCAGGGCAGCGGCCTTCGCGATGTCACGATCAGCGTGTTCGCCTCCTACGCCATCAACGAGCGTTGGTCGGTGGGGGCGCTCGCGCGGGTGGGGGTGCTCGTGGGAGACGCCGGCTCGAGTCCCGTTGTCGCGACGCGGCTACAACCGTCCACCGTCACCTTCCTGCGGTACGACTTTCGATGA
- a CDS encoding molybdopterin-dependent oxidoreductase: MNKPSRVIEPSMLDRRTLLRAIAAGTGIVALGGTTYVLADDDATRRASAVKRPDGRPRLPPGQFLLQRLRPMGGSEGDPSAKNFKLRVYGEVEAPFVIDFAELLEMPQVAQTCDVHCVTKWTVLDSHWTGVRVADLAARAKLKKTARHVIFEAAYGYTSNVLLREALAPTSLVAHRYEGAPLARAHGAPVRALVPDLYFWKSAKWLTGIRFSAVDQPGYWEVRGYNNHADPWNEERYG; encoded by the coding sequence ATGAACAAACCTTCTCGCGTCATCGAGCCGAGCATGCTCGACCGGCGCACCCTGCTAAGAGCCATCGCCGCCGGCACGGGCATCGTCGCCCTGGGCGGTACGACCTACGTCCTGGCCGACGACGACGCCACCCGCCGCGCGTCCGCCGTCAAACGCCCCGACGGACGCCCGCGCCTGCCGCCAGGCCAGTTCCTGCTCCAGCGCTTGCGTCCGATGGGCGGAAGCGAAGGCGATCCGAGCGCGAAGAACTTCAAGCTGCGCGTCTACGGCGAGGTGGAAGCACCCTTCGTGATCGACTTCGCCGAGCTGCTCGAAATGCCGCAGGTCGCACAAACCTGTGACGTTCACTGCGTGACGAAATGGACGGTGCTCGACAGCCACTGGACCGGGGTTCGCGTGGCCGATCTCGCGGCGCGCGCCAAATTGAAGAAGACTGCACGCCACGTCATCTTCGAAGCCGCTTACGGTTACACGTCGAACGTGCTCCTGCGCGAAGCGCTCGCGCCCACCTCGCTCGTCGCCCACCGCTACGAGGGGGCACCGCTGGCCCGTGCACATGGAGCACCCGTGCGTGCGTTGGTGCCGGATCTGTATTTTTGGAAGAGCGCCAAGTGGCTCACCGGCATTCGATTCAGTGCCGTCGATCAACCTGGTTATTGGGAGGTGCGCGGTTACAACAACCACGCCGATCCGTGGAACGAAGAACGATATGGCTGA